In Salmo salar chromosome ssa03, Ssal_v3.1, whole genome shotgun sequence, a single genomic region encodes these proteins:
- the LOC106600548 gene encoding V-type proton ATPase subunit S1, protein MAAHAFLLLSSALLSALSLPTLSLDQVPALLERSTEEDYVTEVPYPAGRIRAGGLDGMSLETQGYVPTKETPFRRLLKLHGWHHLNQHGHGKGKRKLLQSPIHGPYSPMSVAYNGKTCILFKAKRLAIRYQNHTFVDLTEKTFGPNAPVDTKGSICTKEKATLSLKFGDVEDLRGLVIRLQMSNTFYESAGKNWFTLDSVHIHYNWTHEATFNTSEVYAPATSSYHCQHVSSQHKYDTLLVPSSHTDTSANWHITFTDFQIQAFNVMSGKFASASDCANFLTPAILMGLVTSLILLLVLAYALHMVVHLKHIDRYEEHKAMVYFPRRLSKALECRASQQCELPDKNCL, encoded by the exons ATGGCTGCACACGCATTCCTCTTGCTCTCCTCTGCCTTGCTGTCTGCCCTCAGCCTGCCCACCCTGTCCTTAGATCAAGTGCCTGCACTCCTGGAGAGAAG cacagaAGAGGACTATGTTACAGAGGTTCCATACCCAGCTGGGAGAATCAGAGCGG GTGGTCTTGATGGAATGAGCTTGGAGACTCAGGGTTATGTGCCCACTAAAGAAACCCCATTCAGAAGATTACTGAAG CTGCATGGCTGGCACCACCTCAACCAGCATGGCCATGGCAAGGGCAAGAGAAAGCTACTCCAGTCCCCCATCCACGGGCCCTACTCTCCCATGAGCGTGGCCTACAATGGCAAGACCTGCATCCTTTTCAAGGCCAAGCGTCTGGCCATCCGCTACCAGAACCATACATTCGTAGATCTGACGGAGAAGACCTTTGGACCCAACGCCCCTGTGGACACCAAGGGTTCCATCTGCACCAAGGAGAAGGCTAC CCTCTCGCTAAAGTTTGGAGATGTGGAGGATCTCAGGGGACTTGTTATCAGGCTGCAGATGTCCAACACATTCTACGAGTCAGCAGGGAAGAACTGGTTCACCTTAGACAGCGTCCACATCCACTACAACTGGACCCATGAAGCTACGTTCAACACCAGCGAGGTGTACGCCCCCGCCACCTCCTCCTACCACTgccagcatgtcagcagtcagcacaaATATGACACCCTCCTGGTGCCCAGCTCACACACCGACACCTCAGCTAACTGGCACATCACGTTCACTGACTTCCAG ATCCAGGCGTTCAACGTCATGTCTGGTAAGTTTGCGTCTGCCAGCGACTGTGCCAACTTCCTGACCCCAGCCATCCTGATGGGCCTGGTGACCTCTCTGATCCTACTGTTGGTCCTGGCCTACGCTCTGCACATGGTGGTCCACCTCAAACACATCGACCGCTACGAGGAACACAAAGCTATGGTGTACTTCCCACGCAGGCTGAGCAAAGCTCTAGAGTGCAGAGCCTCACAGCAGTGTGAGTTACCTGACAAGAACTGCCtgtga